From Desulfomonilia bacterium:
AGCGTACCTGTCTATTACTTCCCTTATCATTTTCTGGTAAGAAGTCTTCTGCAATTTAGCCTGTTCTTTAAAGAAGTTGATGCTGGATTTCTTCAAAGAAATGGTAACTTTCACATTATCTTCTTTCAGTATTAACTTGTCCGGGGGAGGCAGCAAGTCTTTGACTACTCTCAGATCACCCATAGGTTCTTCTGTATATTTTTTCATGGGCGTCTCTTATGAAACATCT
This genomic window contains:
- a CDS encoding CopG family transcriptional regulator, which gives rise to MKKYTEEPMGDLRVVKDLLPPPDKLILKEDNVKVTISLKKSSINFFKEQAKLQKTSYQKMIREVIDRYASHYQKNA